The DNA sequence GGCGGCGGGCCGTATCACCTGGTGATGCCGCGGGTGACCTCGGTGTGGCTCACCGGGCGGCTGCAGCCGTGGGTCTCGGCCAAGGACGTGATCCTCGAGCTGCTGCGGCGCTACTCGGTGCGCGGGGGCAGCGGCCGTATCTTCGAGTACGGCGGCCCCGGCGCGGTCACGCTGTCGCTCCCCCAGCGGGCGACGATCTGCAACATGGGCGCCGAGCTCACGCTGACCACCAGCGTGTTCCCGTCGGACGAGATCACCCGCGAGTACTTCCGGCTCCTCGGCCGCGAGGCGGAGTGGCAGCCACTCGCCCCCGACCACGACGCCGAGTACGACGACCGGATCGAGCTGGACCTCTCCGCGCTCGAGCCGCTGGTGGCCCTGCCCGGATCGCCGGACCGCGTGGTCCCGGTCGCCGAGGTGGCCGGCCTGGAGGTCGAGCAGGTGATGGTCGGCTCCTGCACCAACTCCTCGTGGGAGGACATGCAGGCGGTGACCCGCGTGCTCGACGGCCGCCGCGTGGCCCCGTCGATCTCCTTCGTGGTCTTCCCGGGCAGCCATCGCATCGTGGAGGTGATGGCCCGCGAGGGCCTGCTGGCGCCGCTCCTGGCCGCCGGCGCCATCATCTCCGAGCCGACCTGCGGGGCGTGCGCGGGCATCGGCCACGTGCCGGCCTCGGGCGGCCGCAGCCTGCGCGCCTTCAACCGCAACTTCGCGGGCCGCAGCGGCACCAAGGACGACGCGGTGTACCTCTGCTCGCCCCTGACCGCCGCCGCGTCCGCGCTGACCGGGCGCATCACCGACCCGCGCACGATGGGGGAGGCGCCGGGGCGGCGCTGGCCCGCGTCGCTGCGCGCGTCGGACGCCGGGCTGATCCCCCCGGTGGCCGAGGCGGAGGCGGTGAGCGTGGAGGTGCTCAAGGGACCGAACATCAAGCCGGTGCCCCGCGGTCAGCCGGTGCCGGACCGCCTCACCGCGCCGGTGCTGATCAAGCTCGGCGACAAGGTCTCGACGGACGACATCTCGCCCTCCGGCACCGCGGTGCTGATGTTCCGCTCCAACGTGCCGGCCATCGCGGAATTCTGCTTCCGCAACGTGGACGCCGAGTTCGTGGCGCGGGCGCGCGCAGCCGGCCGCGGCGTCATCGTGGGCGGCGAGATCTACGGCCAGGGCTCCTCGCGCGAGGCCGCGGTGCTCTCGCCGCTGCACCTGGGCGTGCGGGCCGTGCTCGCCAAGAGCTTCGCGCGCATCCACCGCGCGAACCTCATCAACTGGGGGATCGTGCCGCTCGAGTTCGAGCATCCGGCCGACTACGACGGCATCGAGCGAGACGACACCCTCGCCGTCGACGGCCTGCGCGAGCGGCTCGCGTCGGGCGAGTCGGTGGTCGTGAGCAATCGGCGGACGGGGGCGCGCTTCCGGATGCGCTGCATCCTGAGCCCGCGCGAGCGCGATATGCTGCTGGCGGGCGGTCTGCTCGCCCAGACCGCCGGGGAGACATCGCCCCCTCACCCTGCTCTCTCCCCTTCCGG is a window from the Candidatus Methylomirabilota bacterium genome containing:
- a CDS encoding aconitate hydratase — translated: MQKNLTRKLIDSHLVTGKPVAGEEIGLRVDQALLTDTNGTMAFLQFEAMGFPRVRPPRVVTYIDHNVYQVDSRNSDDHRYLQTAARRYGSWFSKPGNGICHQVHFESFSVPGQTLLGTDSHTTLCGSTGMLAIGAGGLDVAVAMGGGPYHLVMPRVTSVWLTGRLQPWVSAKDVILELLRRYSVRGGSGRIFEYGGPGAVTLSLPQRATICNMGAELTLTTSVFPSDEITREYFRLLGREAEWQPLAPDHDAEYDDRIELDLSALEPLVALPGSPDRVVPVAEVAGLEVEQVMVGSCTNSSWEDMQAVTRVLDGRRVAPSISFVVFPGSHRIVEVMAREGLLAPLLAAGAIISEPTCGACAGIGHVPASGGRSLRAFNRNFAGRSGTKDDAVYLCSPLTAAASALTGRITDPRTMGEAPGRRWPASLRASDAGLIPPVAEAEAVSVEVLKGPNIKPVPRGQPVPDRLTAPVLIKLGDKVSTDDISPSGTAVLMFRSNVPAIAEFCFRNVDAEFVARARAAGRGVIVGGEIYGQGSSREAAVLSPLHLGVRAVLAKSFARIHRANLINWGIVPLEFEHPADYDGIERDDTLAVDGLRERLASGESVVVSNRRTGARFRMRCILSPRERDMLLAGGLLAQTAGETSPPHPALSPSGGEGGDGGRTA